In the Phaseolus vulgaris cultivar G19833 chromosome 7, P. vulgaris v2.0, whole genome shotgun sequence genome, one interval contains:
- the LOC137828973 gene encoding uncharacterized protein, giving the protein MGTVFVQSKSKSWEEDNRDSSCYFPGCKKDANCNCEMCLASINATLDLMPTSVHKSTLTKLSKPNNNNNNNVLCTPISFDASVLSTPRSSSFQLSSSTPLSKSSARSDSSHEIEKQSMRQQTSAFSFFRLLLFFVFLLSADLVFSSVVSGVFKPALSPHVIKRVGEKCSRVRDLNEKLRLLHKELAGVVVGQVSNCSFTDTSWEISQDGLLLNSRCTLYKSAIEKVTIWGWPLQTAGLLTNGFSSRTFTLLSGRITEWNGGQGGYLIRKRNTSWVQPKWGASAVQLDPNSWVLEYQRSSIIDGTRLYSAAWEFLKFWFSRIVGRLKKDFWLSVALEDNNYNGFSANKGAQIPT; this is encoded by the exons ATGGGAACCGTTTTTGtgcaatcaaaatcaaaatcatggGAAGAAGATAACCGTGACAGCAGCTGCTACTTTCCCGGTTGCAAGAAAGATGCCAATTGCAATTGCGAAATGTGTTTGGCCAGCATCAATGCCACCCTCGATCTCATGCCCACAAGCGTCCACAAAAGCACCCTCACCAAGCTCTCTAAAcctaacaacaacaacaacaacaacgtTCTCTGCACCCCTATCTCCTTCGATGCCTCCGTTCTGTCCACTCCCCGATCCAGTTCGTTTCAGCTCTCATCGTCCACTCCTCTCTCCAAATCAAGTGCCAGATCAGACTCCAGCCACGAAATCGAGAAGCAGAGCATGAGACAACAAACCTCTGCTTTCAGTTTCTTCAGGTTGCTTCTCTTTTTTGTATTCCTTTTATCTGCGGACCTTGTTTTCTCCTCGGTGGTATCTGGGGTTTTCAAGCCTGCTTTGTCGCCGCACGTGATCAAAAGGGTCGGTGAGAAATGTAGCCGAGTGCGTGATTTGAATGAAAAGCTGAGGCTTTTGCACAAAGAGTTAGCAGGTGTTGTTGTTGGGCAAGTTTCAAATTGCAGTTTTACCGATACCTCGTGGGAAATCAGCCAG GATGGTCTGCTGTTGAATTCTAGGTGTACATTGTACAAATCTGCAATAGAAAAGGTGACAATCTGGGGATGGCCTTTGCAAACAGCAGGATTGCTCACAAATGGGTTCTCTTCTCGAACATTCACTCTCTTATCAGGAAGAATCACTGAG TGGAATGGTGGACAAGGAGGCTACTTGATTCGGAAGCGCAATACTTCATGGGTGCAACCAAAATGGGGTGCTTCAGCAGTGCAATTAGACCCCAACAGTTGGGTTCTTGAATATCAAAGGAGCTCTATTATTGATGGTACAAGGCTGTATTCTGCAGCATGGGAGTTCCTCAAGTTTTGGTTTTCAAGAATTGTTGGCAGACTGAAGAAAGATTTCTGGCTATCTGTCGCATTGGAAGATAACAACTACAATGGATTCAGTGCAAACAAAGGGGCTCAAATCCCAACTTGA
- the LOC137828640 gene encoding uncharacterized protein translates to MEIESVKCECCGLKEDCTQDYISEVKSKFDGKWLCGLCSEAVRDEVSYGGKKTSSAMDEAVKAHMSFCRKFKSNPAVRVADGMRQMLRRRSGDLSQSPSSSKKYTRSTTSTSQVGDSSSFRLY, encoded by the coding sequence ATGGAGATTGAGTCTGTGAAGTGCGAGTGTTGTGGGTTGAAGGAGGATTGCACCCAAGACTACATCAGCGAAGTAAAGTCCAAGTTTGATGGAAAATGGTTATGTGGGTTGTGCTCAGAAGCAGTGAGAGATGAGGTGAGCTATGGAGGGAAAAAGACATCATCTGCTATGGATGAAGCTGTGAAGGCTCACATGTCATTCTGCCGTAAGTTCAAATCAAACCCTGCAGTTAGAGTGGCAGATGGGATGAGACAGATGCTGAGGAGAAGGTCTGGTGACTTGTCACAATCTCCATCTTCATCAAAGAAGTATACAAGGTCAACAACCAGCACTTCTCAAGTGGGAGATTCTTCCAGTTTCCGTTTGTACTGA
- the LOC137827647 gene encoding folate-biopterin transporter 1, chloroplastic, which translates to MTCVYILSLLPFLPSKFSNFYPSLTRRTPIVSRTPQLRRRKRRNQPEMEMSGTVSRSGSSLRLSTDDSDPFLVSRISAGKDDALETEIDPEASSSSKVAPKKHKYGISNIKLFGVDLSPDNVAVAMVYFVQGVLGLARLAVNFYLKDDLHLDPAEAAVIAGFSSLPWLVKPLYGFISDSVPLFGYRRRSYLVLSGLFGALSWSLMATFVDNKYSAAFCILLGSFSVAFSDVVVDSMVVERARGESQSTSGSLQSLCWGSSAFGGIVSSYFSGSLLDRYGVRFVFGVTSFLPLITSVVAILVKEQPMPGATTGWTLLFSGTEFWESSKQSIIQLWGSVRQRSVFLPTLFIFLWQATPQSDSAMFYFTTNSLGFTPEFLGRVKLVTSVASLVGVGLYNGFLKNVPLRKIFLATTLLGSALGMTQVFLVTGLNRKFGISDEWFAIGDSLILTVLSQASFMPVLVLAARLCPEGMEATLFATLMSVCNGGSVVGGLLGAGLTQLFGITKDRFDNLAPLIILCNLSSLLPLPLLGLLPGDHPDGNPDDDSDIEMKCH; encoded by the exons atgacttgCGTTTATATTTTGTCTCTATTACCATTTCTACCCTCCAAATTTTCCAACTTTTATCCCTCACTTACACGCCGCACGCCAATCGTCTCTCGTACTCCGCAATTGCGCCGGAGAAAGCGACGGAATCAGCCGGAAATGGAAATGTCCGGCACTGTTTCGAGGTCCGGCTCCTCTCTTCGACTCAGTACCGACGATAGCGACCCTTTTTTGGTTTCTCGTATAA GTGCTGGAAAAGATGACGCTTTAGAAACTGAGATCGATCCAGAGGCTTCTTCCTCTAGTAAGGTTGCTCCTAAAAAGCACAAATATGGTATAAGCAACATCAAATTGTTTGGGGTAGATTTATCCCCTGACAATGTTGCTGTTGCGATGGTGTATTTTGTTCAAGGTGTATTAGGACTTGCAAGACTGGCTGTCAACTTTTACTTAAAAGATGATTTGCATTTGGATCCTGCTGAG GCAGCTGTTATtgctggtttttcttctttGCCGTGGCTTGTCAAGCCTCTGTATGGGTTTATTAG TGATTCTGTCCCCCTCTTTGGTTATCGAAGAAGGTCATACCTGGTTTTATCAGGGTTGTTTGGTGCACTCTCATGGAGTTTGATGGCTACTTTTGTTGATAACAAATATAGTGCTGCTTTTTGCATACTTCTTGGATCTTTCTCTGTTGCCTTCTCGGATGTT GTTGTAGATTCAATGGTTGTGGAGAGGGCACGTGGTGAGTCACAAAGCACCTCGGGATCTCTTCAGTCTTTATGTTGGGGTTCTTCGGCCTTTGGTGGAATTGTGAGCTCGTATTTCAGTGGATCTTTGCTGGATAGATATGGAGTAAG GTTTGTTTTTGGTGTGACATCATTTCTTCCGTTGATAACATCTGTAGTTGCCATTCTTGTAAAAGAACAACCAATGCCCGGTGCAACTACAGGGTGGACTCTTCTTTTTTCCGGGACAGAGTTTTGGGAAAGTTCAAAACAGAGCATTATTCAGCTGTGGGGTTCTGTGCGACAGCGTAGTGTTTTTCTTCCcactttgtttattttcttgtgGCAAGCAACTCCGCAGTCTGACTCTGCCATGTTCTACTTTAC CACAAATTCTCTTGGTTTCACCCCGGAGTTTTTGGGACGTGTCAAGCTTGTTACCTCAGTTGCGTCTTTGGTTGGTGTTGGTCTTTATAATGGATTTCTGAAGAATGTCCCTTTACGGAAAATATTTCTTGCAACTACCCTTTTAGGTTCAGCTCTTGGGATGACTCAG GTTTTCCTTGTTACTGGACTAAACCGGAAATTTGGCATTAGTGATGAGTGGTTTGCAATTGGTGATTCATTAATTCTCACTGTTTTGAGTCAG gCTTCTTTCATGCCCGTTCTTGTGCTAGCAGCAAGATTATGTCCTGAAGGAATGGAGGCAACTCTTTTCGCAACTCTCATGTCTGTATGTAATGGAGGGAGTGTTGTTGGGGGATTGTTAGGGGCGGGCTTGACTCAACTATTTGGAATTACTAAGGACAGATTTGATAACTTGGCACCTCTGATAATCCTTTGCAATCTTAGCTCATTattgcctctacctcttctcgGCCTTCTCCCTGGGGACCATCCTGATGGGAATCCGGATGACGATTCCGATATTGAGATGAAGTGTCACTGA